One stretch of Cellulomonas wangsupingiae DNA includes these proteins:
- a CDS encoding BldC family transcriptional regulator: protein MSTTHSSEAEALLTPSEVATLFRVDPKTVTRWAKSGKLSSIRTLGGHRRYRESEVRDLLNGVPQPRTTPQES, encoded by the coding sequence GTGTCCACCACGCACTCGTCAGAGGCTGAGGCACTCCTCACGCCGTCCGAGGTCGCCACGTTGTTCCGGGTCGACCCCAAGACGGTCACCCGCTGGGCGAAGTCCGGCAAGCTGTCCTCGATCCGCACGCTCGGCGGCCACCGCCGCTACCGCGAGTCCGAGGTCCGCGACCTGCTGAACGGCGTCCCGCAGCCCAGGACGACACCGCAGGAGTCGTAG
- a CDS encoding LuxR C-terminal-related transcriptional regulator, translating into MRLVVAEDLALLRDGLIRLLTAYGHEVVAAVEDAPGLEAALADPGVDAAVVDVRLPPGHTDEGLRAAVAVRARRPGFPVLVLSQYVEQLYARELLASGEGAIGYLLKDRVADPSDFVDSLHRVAAGGTVLDPEVVRAIIARRRESPLTRLTAREREVLGLMAEGRSNVAVAGALGVTEKAVAKHINSIFTKLDLPVDSDDHRRVRAVLAWLREG; encoded by the coding sequence GTGCGTCTGGTCGTCGCCGAGGACCTCGCCCTCCTCCGGGACGGCCTGATCCGGCTGCTGACGGCGTACGGCCACGAGGTGGTCGCCGCGGTCGAGGACGCTCCGGGGCTCGAGGCGGCGCTGGCCGACCCGGGCGTCGACGCGGCCGTGGTCGACGTGCGGCTGCCTCCCGGGCACACCGACGAGGGCCTGCGCGCCGCCGTCGCGGTGCGGGCGCGCCGCCCCGGCTTCCCGGTGCTCGTGCTCAGCCAGTACGTCGAGCAGCTCTACGCGCGCGAGCTGCTCGCGAGCGGTGAGGGCGCCATCGGGTACCTGCTGAAGGACCGCGTCGCCGACCCGTCGGACTTCGTCGACTCGCTGCACCGCGTCGCCGCGGGCGGCACGGTCCTCGACCCCGAGGTGGTCCGCGCGATCATCGCCCGCCGGCGCGAGTCACCCCTGACGCGCCTCACGGCGCGCGAGCGCGAGGTGCTGGGCCTCATGGCCGAGGGCCGGTCGAACGTGGCCGTCGCCGGCGCCCTCGGCGTCACCGAGAAGGCCGTCGCCAAGCACATCAACAGCATCTTCACCAAGCTCGACCTGCCCGTCGACTCCGACGACCACCGGCGCGTGCGGGCCGTCCTCGCCTGGCTGCGCGAGGGCTGA
- a CDS encoding S1 family peptidase, whose protein sequence is MTTSAVRTRRAATVALAALALLVGPLAAGGGASAAAPAGDVPEGMVDALERDLGVPRAEAVQRLSFQADAATRVRTLTQALGTSYAGAWVDPAAGTVHVATTTPSKVRGPMAAGVTTVTVDRSLAQLEQLGATLDAAGLPATVATWYVDVPTNKLVVEAVGGTGAAAELVAAAGLPADAVTLAAAPEAPRTFIDVIGGNAYYISSRTRCSVGFAVQGGFVTAGHCGAVGAPTTSPTGTFRGSSFPGNDYGWVQVAAGNTPRGLVNNYSGGTVRVTGSQQAAVGAYVCRSGSTTGWRCGTVQAYGSTVRYSQGTVSGLIRTTVCAEPGDSGGSLLAGTQAQGVTSGGSGNCRTGGTTYFQPVGEILQAYGLRLVTS, encoded by the coding sequence ATGACAACGTCCGCAGTACGCACCCGCCGCGCCGCCACCGTCGCGCTCGCCGCACTCGCCCTGCTCGTCGGTCCCCTCGCCGCAGGCGGAGGGGCGTCAGCGGCGGCACCCGCCGGCGACGTCCCGGAGGGCATGGTCGACGCGCTCGAGAGAGACCTGGGCGTGCCCCGGGCCGAGGCGGTGCAGCGCCTGAGCTTCCAGGCCGATGCGGCCACCCGGGTCCGCACCCTGACCCAGGCGCTCGGAACCTCCTACGCCGGCGCGTGGGTGGACCCCGCCGCCGGCACCGTGCACGTCGCGACGACGACCCCGTCGAAGGTCCGCGGGCCGATGGCCGCAGGCGTCACCACCGTGACGGTGGACCGGAGCCTCGCGCAGCTCGAGCAGCTCGGCGCCACCCTCGACGCCGCTGGGCTGCCCGCCACCGTCGCCACCTGGTACGTCGACGTGCCGACCAACAAGCTCGTCGTGGAGGCCGTCGGCGGCACCGGCGCCGCTGCCGAGCTCGTCGCGGCCGCGGGCCTGCCCGCCGACGCCGTGACGCTGGCCGCGGCACCCGAGGCCCCCCGGACGTTCATCGACGTCATCGGGGGCAACGCGTACTACATCAGCTCGCGCACGCGGTGCTCGGTGGGCTTCGCGGTCCAGGGCGGCTTCGTCACCGCAGGCCACTGCGGCGCGGTCGGCGCACCGACGACGTCGCCGACGGGCACCTTCCGCGGTTCGTCCTTCCCCGGCAACGACTACGGCTGGGTGCAGGTCGCCGCGGGCAACACCCCGCGCGGCCTGGTCAACAACTACTCGGGCGGGACGGTGCGCGTCACCGGCTCCCAGCAGGCCGCCGTCGGGGCGTACGTGTGCCGGTCCGGCAGCACGACGGGGTGGCGGTGCGGCACGGTCCAGGCCTACGGCTCGACGGTCCGCTACTCCCAGGGCACCGTCAGCGGGCTGATCCGCACGACCGTGTGCGCCGAGCCCGGGGACTCGGGTGGCTCGCTTCTCGCGGGCACGCAGGCTCAGGGTGTGACGTCCGGGGGCTCGGGGAACTGCCGCACGGGCGGCACGACGTACTTCCAGCCCGTCGGGGAGATCCTGCAGGCGTACGGGCTGCGGCTCGTCACGAGCTGA
- a CDS encoding DUF3073 domain-containing protein has translation MGRGRQKAKQTKVARELKYFSPETNYRALEQELASSSRNDVVTDSRRSAVSTDDDDPAGWDRWPKDDEF, from the coding sequence ATGGGGCGCGGCCGTCAGAAGGCTAAGCAGACGAAGGTGGCCCGGGAGCTGAAGTACTTCAGCCCGGAGACCAACTACCGAGCCCTCGAGCAGGAGCTCGCGTCGAGCAGCCGCAACGATGTCGTCACGGACAGCCGCCGCAGCGCGGTCAGCACGGACGACGACGACCCCGCCGGTTGGGATCGCTGGCCCAAGGACGACGAGTTCTGA
- the galE gene encoding UDP-glucose 4-epimerase GalE, translating to MTWLVTGGAGYIGAHVVRAFQDAARRTGDATLEPVVLDDLSSGHRDFVPDDVAFVRASVVDTDAVRAALVEHGVTGVVHLAGFKYAGVSVQRPLHTYEQNVTGTAHLLEAMADAGVGQIVFSSSAAVYGTPDVDVVTEETPTSPESPYGESKLVGEWLLRDQGVATGLRHTSLRYFNVVGSGAPDLYDSSPHNLFPLVLDALTAGRTPRINGTDYPTPDGTCVRDYVHVADLAVSHVAAARALADGRPLAPVYNLGSGDGLSVAQIMTTVAQVTGIDFTPEVAPRRPGDPARIVASGRAAARDLDWVMRHTPEQMVASAWEAHRRPTP from the coding sequence ATGACATGGCTGGTGACGGGCGGGGCGGGGTACATCGGGGCGCACGTGGTGCGCGCGTTCCAGGACGCGGCGCGCCGCACGGGCGACGCGACGCTGGAGCCCGTCGTGCTGGACGACCTGTCGAGCGGGCACCGCGACTTCGTGCCGGACGACGTGGCGTTCGTCCGGGCGTCCGTCGTGGACACCGACGCCGTGCGCGCCGCCCTCGTCGAGCACGGGGTGACCGGCGTCGTCCACCTCGCCGGCTTCAAGTACGCCGGGGTCTCCGTGCAGCGCCCGCTGCACACCTACGAGCAGAACGTCACCGGCACGGCGCACCTGCTCGAGGCCATGGCCGACGCGGGCGTCGGGCAGATCGTGTTCTCGTCGTCGGCGGCGGTGTACGGCACCCCGGACGTCGACGTCGTCACGGAGGAGACCCCCACGTCCCCCGAGTCGCCCTACGGCGAGTCCAAGCTCGTCGGCGAGTGGCTGCTGCGCGACCAGGGCGTCGCCACGGGCCTGCGCCACACGTCGCTGCGGTACTTCAACGTCGTGGGCTCCGGCGCGCCGGACCTGTACGACTCGAGCCCGCACAACCTCTTCCCGCTGGTCCTCGACGCCCTGACCGCGGGCCGCACGCCGCGCATCAACGGCACGGACTACCCGACACCCGACGGCACGTGCGTCCGCGACTACGTGCACGTCGCCGACCTCGCGGTCTCCCACGTGGCCGCCGCCCGGGCACTGGCCGACGGCCGGCCCCTGGCGCCCGTCTACAACCTCGGCTCGGGCGACGGGCTGTCGGTCGCGCAGATCATGACGACGGTCGCGCAGGTCACCGGCATCGACTTCACCCCGGAGGTCGCGCCGCGCCGCCCGGGCGACCCCGCCCGCATCGTCGCCTCCGGGCGGGCCGCCGCGCGCGACCTCGACTGGGTCATGCGCCACACCCCCGAGCAGATGGTCGCCAGCGCCTGGGAGGCCCACCGCCGCCCCACCCCCTGA
- a CDS encoding LLM class flavin-dependent oxidoreductase: protein MVRIGVVLLPQERWATARSRWRAAEEMGFDHAWTYDHLAWRDLADEPWFATVPLLAAAAAVTDRIGLGTWVASPNFRHPVPFAKDVMGLDDVSGGRFLLGVGAGGEGWDAGVLGPAPSRAERTQRFAEFLGLLDKLLTQEVTDHDGAFYQARGARMVPGTIARPRTPFVVAANGPRAMALAARYGQGWATFGPGTGVGDGADAAAAQEAWWDGLARMADAFDEAADGRDVGRWLSLDGAPRFSLTSAALAVEGVERAAALGFGDVVVHWPRPSGVYAGDERELERFAAEVPRLQALEPAAR, encoded by the coding sequence ATGGTCCGGATCGGTGTGGTGCTGCTGCCCCAGGAGCGCTGGGCGACCGCGCGGTCGCGCTGGCGCGCCGCGGAGGAGATGGGCTTCGACCACGCGTGGACGTACGACCACCTCGCGTGGCGCGACCTCGCGGACGAGCCGTGGTTCGCCACCGTGCCGCTGCTCGCCGCGGCCGCCGCCGTCACCGACCGCATCGGGCTCGGCACGTGGGTCGCGTCGCCCAACTTCCGTCACCCCGTGCCCTTCGCCAAGGACGTCATGGGCCTGGACGACGTGTCGGGCGGACGCTTCCTGCTCGGCGTGGGCGCCGGCGGCGAGGGCTGGGACGCGGGCGTGCTCGGCCCGGCACCGAGCCGCGCGGAGCGCACGCAGCGGTTCGCCGAGTTCCTCGGGCTGCTCGACAAGCTGCTCACGCAGGAGGTCACGGACCACGACGGCGCCTTCTACCAGGCCCGCGGCGCCCGCATGGTGCCCGGGACCATCGCCCGGCCGCGCACGCCGTTCGTCGTCGCCGCCAACGGCCCTCGCGCCATGGCGCTCGCCGCGCGGTACGGCCAGGGGTGGGCGACGTTCGGGCCCGGCACCGGTGTCGGCGACGGCGCCGACGCCGCCGCGGCGCAGGAGGCGTGGTGGGACGGCCTCGCGCGGATGGCCGACGCGTTCGACGAGGCGGCCGACGGCCGCGACGTCGGGCGGTGGCTCAGCCTCGACGGTGCGCCGCGGTTCTCGCTGACGTCCGCCGCGCTCGCCGTCGAGGGGGTCGAGCGGGCCGCCGCGCTGGGCTTCGGCGACGTCGTCGTGCACTGGCCGCGACCGTCGGGGGTCTACGCGGGCGACGAGCGCGAGCTCGAGCGGTTCGCCGCCGAGGTGCCGCGGCTGCAGGCCCTGGAGCCCGCCGCCCGCTGA
- a CDS encoding sterol carrier family protein — protein MPPRRRTDPADGRAALRAWRADPDGTPVAVRRTAVRFALEELAEVAPGNSVEVRVPPDGAVQAVEGPRHTRGTPPNVVETDPGTWLALVTGVLTWDDALATGRVHASGERADLSGLLPLQAARTRRT, from the coding sequence GTGCCACCGCGTCGTCGTACCGATCCCGCCGACGGCCGCGCCGCGCTCCGGGCGTGGCGCGCCGACCCCGACGGCACGCCCGTGGCCGTGCGGCGCACGGCCGTGCGGTTCGCCCTCGAGGAGCTCGCCGAGGTGGCTCCCGGCAACTCCGTGGAGGTCCGGGTGCCGCCGGACGGCGCCGTCCAGGCCGTCGAGGGGCCGCGTCACACGCGCGGCACGCCGCCGAACGTCGTCGAGACCGACCCGGGGACCTGGCTCGCGCTCGTGACGGGCGTCCTGACGTGGGACGACGCGCTCGCGACGGGACGGGTCCACGCGTCGGGCGAGCGCGCGGACCTCTCCGGCCTGCTGCCGCTGCAGGCGGCACGCACGCGCCGGACCTAG
- the trpS gene encoding tryptophan--tRNA ligase, whose protein sequence is MPVLPTPDASARPDVVALDDVLGADPGTYRVLTGDRPTGPLHVGHLFGTLATRVTLQRHGVDTVVVLADYQVITDRDDTGDLPGTVREVVLDYLAAGLDPDATTIFTHSSVPAVHQLMLPFLSLVSVAELDRNPTVKAEQAASGRALSGLLLTYPVHQAADVLSVRGTLVPVGRDQLPHLELTRTVARRFNHRYGHVFTAPTAMLSDAPLVLGTDGAKMSKSRGNAIELRADADATAAAVRAARTDAERTISYEPVRRPEVANLLLLGALASGRTPQDLADEIGGAGAAALKRYVTDALVAHLAPLRARRAELARDPDVVGDVLARGAARAAELADATLAVVRRAMRQTS, encoded by the coding sequence ATGCCCGTCCTGCCGACGCCCGACGCGTCCGCCCGCCCCGACGTCGTCGCGCTCGACGACGTGCTGGGCGCCGACCCGGGCACGTACCGGGTGCTGACCGGTGACCGCCCCACCGGCCCCCTGCACGTCGGCCACCTGTTCGGGACGCTCGCGACCCGCGTGACCCTGCAGCGCCACGGCGTGGACACGGTGGTGGTGCTGGCCGACTACCAGGTCATCACGGACCGCGACGACACCGGGGACCTGCCCGGGACGGTCCGTGAGGTGGTGCTCGACTACCTGGCCGCCGGCCTGGACCCCGACGCGACGACCATCTTCACGCACTCCTCGGTGCCCGCCGTGCACCAGCTCATGCTGCCGTTCCTGTCCCTCGTCTCGGTCGCGGAGCTCGACCGCAACCCCACGGTCAAGGCCGAGCAGGCGGCGTCGGGGCGCGCGCTGTCCGGCCTGCTGCTGACGTACCCCGTCCACCAGGCGGCCGACGTGCTGTCGGTGCGCGGCACGCTCGTCCCCGTGGGGCGCGACCAGCTCCCCCACCTGGAGCTGACGCGGACCGTCGCGCGGCGGTTCAACCACCGCTACGGGCACGTCTTCACCGCACCGACGGCCATGCTGTCCGACGCCCCCCTCGTCCTGGGCACGGACGGCGCGAAGATGTCCAAGAGCCGCGGCAACGCCATCGAGCTGCGCGCCGACGCCGACGCCACCGCCGCCGCCGTGCGCGCCGCCCGGACGGACGCCGAGCGCACGATCAGCTACGAGCCGGTCCGCCGCCCCGAGGTCGCGAACCTGCTGCTGCTCGGCGCGCTCGCCTCCGGCCGCACTCCCCAGGACCTCGCCGACGAGATCGGGGGTGCAGGTGCCGCCGCCCTCAAGCGCTACGTGACCGACGCCCTCGTGGCGCACCTCGCGCCGCTGCGCGCACGCCGTGCCGAGCTCGCACGGGACCCCGACGTCGTGGGGGACGTCCTGGCACGCGGGGCGGCACGGGCGGCCGAGCTGGCCGACGCGACGCTCGCCGTGGTGCGCCGGGCGATGCGCCAGACGTCCTGA
- the purF gene encoding amidophosphoribosyltransferase, giving the protein MAPRADGRLNHDLLPGEQGPQDACGVFGVWAPGEEVAKLTYFGLYALQHRGQESAGIATSNGSQLLVYKDMGLVSQVFDETALNALQGHIAIGHTRYSTTGGSTWENAQPTLGATAAGTVALGHNGNLTNSAELVDLVAERYGSQRRGELARGNTTDTALITALFAGDPDHTLEATALEVLPRLRGAFCLVFMDERTLYAARDPQGVRPLVLGRLERGWVVASETSALDIVGASYVREVEPGEFIAIDADGLRSTRFAPIDRAGCVFEYVYLARPDTTINGRSVHAARVEMGRRLAVEHPVEADLVIPVPESGTPAAVGYAAKSGIPFGQGLTKNAYVGRTFIQPSQTLRQLGIRLKLNPLKDVIRGKRLVVVDDTIVRGNTQRALVRMLRESGAAEVHIRITAPPVKWPCFYGIDFASRAELIANGLGVEEIARSLGADSLGYLSEEGMIAATEQPASQLCTACFSGRYPIELPPSERLGKHLLEQNQLPLGQPEDGLLSIVPAAGGASALEHP; this is encoded by the coding sequence GTGGCCCCCCGCGCAGACGGACGTCTGAACCACGACCTTCTACCCGGCGAGCAAGGCCCGCAGGACGCCTGCGGAGTCTTCGGCGTCTGGGCACCCGGCGAAGAGGTGGCCAAGCTCACCTACTTCGGCCTCTACGCGCTGCAGCACCGCGGGCAGGAGTCGGCGGGCATCGCGACGTCGAACGGCTCGCAGCTGCTCGTCTACAAGGACATGGGCCTGGTCTCCCAGGTCTTCGACGAGACGGCGCTGAACGCCCTGCAGGGGCACATCGCGATCGGCCACACGCGCTACTCCACGACCGGTGGCTCGACGTGGGAGAACGCCCAGCCGACGCTGGGGGCGACCGCGGCCGGCACGGTCGCGCTGGGCCACAACGGCAACCTCACCAACTCCGCCGAGCTCGTCGACCTCGTCGCCGAGCGGTACGGCAGCCAGCGTCGCGGGGAGCTCGCGCGCGGCAACACGACCGACACCGCCCTCATCACCGCCCTGTTCGCCGGGGACCCGGACCACACGCTGGAGGCGACGGCCCTCGAGGTGCTGCCGCGGCTGCGCGGCGCGTTCTGCCTGGTCTTCATGGACGAGCGCACGCTGTACGCCGCGCGCGACCCGCAGGGCGTGCGCCCGCTCGTGCTCGGCCGCCTGGAGCGCGGGTGGGTCGTGGCCTCGGAGACGTCGGCCCTCGACATCGTCGGTGCGTCCTACGTGCGCGAGGTCGAGCCCGGGGAGTTCATCGCGATCGACGCCGACGGCCTGCGCTCGACGCGGTTCGCGCCGATCGACCGCGCCGGCTGCGTCTTCGAGTACGTCTACCTCGCGCGGCCGGACACCACGATCAACGGTCGTTCCGTGCACGCGGCGCGCGTCGAGATGGGCCGCCGGCTGGCCGTCGAGCACCCGGTCGAGGCCGACCTCGTGATCCCCGTCCCCGAGTCCGGGACGCCCGCCGCCGTGGGGTACGCGGCGAAGTCGGGCATCCCGTTCGGCCAGGGGCTGACGAAGAACGCCTACGTCGGGCGCACGTTCATCCAGCCGTCGCAGACGCTGCGCCAGCTCGGCATCCGGCTCAAGCTGAACCCGCTGAAGGACGTCATCCGCGGCAAGCGCCTCGTGGTCGTGGACGACACCATCGTCCGGGGCAACACGCAGCGCGCGCTGGTGCGCATGCTGCGGGAGTCGGGGGCCGCGGAGGTCCACATCCGGATCACGGCGCCACCGGTGAAGTGGCCCTGCTTCTACGGCATCGACTTCGCGTCGCGCGCCGAGCTCATCGCCAACGGCCTGGGGGTGGAGGAGATCGCCCGCTCGCTGGGCGCCGACTCGCTGGGCTACCTGTCCGAGGAGGGCATGATCGCCGCCACCGAGCAGCCTGCGTCGCAGCTGTGCACCGCCTGCTTCAGCGGCCGGTACCCCATCGAGCTGCCGCCCTCCGAGCGGTTGGGCAAGCACCTGCTGGAGCAGAACCAGCTGCCGTTGGGGCAGCCCGAGGACGGTCTGCTCAGCATCGTCCCGGCGGCCGGTGGCGCATCCGCGCTGGAGCACCCGTGA
- a CDS encoding phage holin family protein, translating into MVTHSGWGSDTRPDAPEDPRSLGQLVSDVTEQASRLVRAEIALAKAEVTAKAKEAGIGAGLLAGAAVLALYLLATLITTAILGLATVVAPWLAALIVSLVLLVVVAVLAFVGLKHVKKGVPPVPERAMENVQEDVDTVKKGLHR; encoded by the coding sequence ATGGTCACGCACTCCGGTTGGGGGAGCGACACCCGTCCCGATGCCCCCGAGGACCCCCGATCTCTCGGTCAGCTCGTCAGCGACGTGACCGAGCAGGCATCTCGTCTCGTGCGCGCGGAGATCGCGCTCGCGAAGGCGGAGGTGACGGCGAAGGCCAAGGAGGCGGGCATCGGAGCCGGCCTGCTGGCCGGTGCCGCCGTGCTCGCGCTGTACCTGCTGGCCACGTTGATCACGACCGCGATCCTCGGGCTGGCGACGGTCGTCGCGCCGTGGCTCGCCGCCCTGATCGTCTCCCTGGTCCTGCTCGTGGTCGTCGCGGTGCTCGCGTTCGTAGGGCTCAAGCACGTCAAGAAGGGGGTCCCGCCGGTGCCGGAGCGCGCCATGGAGAACGTCCAGGAGGACGTCGACACCGTCAAGAAGGGGCTGCACCGGTGA
- a CDS encoding metallopeptidase family protein, translating to MTREEFEDAVRDALDEIPEELAAMMDNVVVLVEDEAPPDEPDLLGLYEGTPLTERGEFWAAGSLPDRIFVYRLPTLAICEDRDEVVEEVAITVVHEIAHHFGIDDERLHALGWG from the coding sequence ATGACGCGCGAGGAGTTCGAGGACGCGGTGCGCGACGCGCTCGACGAGATCCCCGAGGAGCTCGCGGCGATGATGGACAACGTCGTCGTGCTCGTGGAGGACGAGGCACCGCCCGACGAGCCCGACCTGCTGGGGCTGTACGAGGGCACCCCGCTCACCGAGCGCGGGGAGTTCTGGGCGGCGGGGTCGCTGCCCGACCGGATCTTCGTCTACCGCCTGCCGACGCTGGCGATCTGCGAGGACCGCGACGAGGTCGTCGAGGAGGTGGCGATCACCGTGGTGCACGAGATCGCGCACCACTTCGGCATCGACGACGAGCGCCTGCACGCCCTCGGGTGGGGCTGA
- a CDS encoding histidine kinase, translating into MPDLPRPEQPRPEAPSTDGPTTGATPDEAELARVATPATVRRAPRYGAFIVAGAVVGVLAGLVLAVATAGDSGVTGADGGVLPFLSGQNGVRWILALGLGVPGAFVGGALAVLADRRSTRRHGAGGR; encoded by the coding sequence GTGCCCGACCTTCCCCGCCCCGAGCAGCCGCGCCCCGAGGCGCCGTCGACCGACGGACCGACCACCGGCGCGACGCCCGACGAGGCGGAGCTCGCCCGCGTCGCCACACCGGCGACCGTGCGTCGCGCGCCGAGGTACGGCGCGTTCATCGTCGCCGGCGCCGTCGTCGGCGTGCTGGCCGGGCTGGTCCTGGCCGTCGCGACGGCCGGCGACAGCGGCGTGACGGGTGCGGACGGCGGCGTGCTGCCGTTCCTCTCGGGCCAGAACGGTGTGCGCTGGATCCTCGCGCTGGGCCTCGGCGTGCCCGGCGCGTTCGTCGGTGGCGCCCTCGCGGTCCTCGCGGACCGCCGCAGCACCCGGCGTCACGGGGCCGGCGGACGCTGA
- a CDS encoding DUF3618 domain-containing protein encodes MSEKETTPSPEIVALEAEVVLTREQLASTVDALVEQVDPRRQAARAAARGRRLMFDATDPAALPEDRARARKIVAVAGVVVVLVVAGIVRKATRH; translated from the coding sequence GTGAGCGAGAAGGAGACCACGCCGTCGCCCGAGATCGTCGCGCTCGAGGCCGAGGTGGTCCTCACGCGCGAGCAGCTCGCCTCGACGGTGGACGCGTTGGTCGAGCAGGTCGATCCGCGCCGCCAGGCCGCACGGGCCGCCGCCCGTGGCCGGCGCCTGATGTTCGACGCGACCGACCCGGCAGCCCTGCCGGAGGACCGGGCCCGCGCCCGCAAGATCGTCGCGGTGGCGGGGGTCGTCGTCGTCCTGGTGGTCGCCGGCATCGTGCGCAAGGCGACCCGGCACTGA
- a CDS encoding phage holin family protein: protein MTTTTDRHRPSIIDRLTDPLAERARDRIERAEDKVRAAVQHELDAVGRSVRTRAVRIRPSAIAFGAAALLTVIGIALFAFGAVAGLALAMPTWLAALVVGVALILAAAGAAAWGRAKLPSGNPVIPVPSSTHPAEELVHPWAD from the coding sequence GTGACCACGACGACCGACCGCCACCGCCCCAGCATCATCGACCGCCTGACCGACCCGCTCGCCGAGCGCGCTCGTGACCGGATCGAACGGGCGGAGGACAAGGTCCGGGCCGCGGTGCAGCACGAGCTCGACGCCGTGGGGCGCAGCGTCCGCACGCGCGCGGTCCGCATCCGGCCCTCCGCGATCGCCTTCGGCGCGGCGGCCCTGCTCACCGTCATCGGCATCGCGCTGTTCGCGTTCGGTGCGGTCGCCGGCCTCGCGCTGGCGATGCCGACCTGGCTCGCCGCGCTCGTCGTCGGCGTCGCGCTCATCCTCGCGGCCGCCGGGGCGGCAGCATGGGGCCGCGCCAAGCTGCCGTCCGGCAACCCGGTGATCCCCGTGCCGTCGAGCACGCACCCGGCCGAGGAGCTCGTGCACCCCTGGGCCGACTGA
- the purM gene encoding phosphoribosylformylglycinamidine cyclo-ligase, whose protein sequence is MSAPQPVTYASAGVDTDAGDRAVELMKGAVRATHGPQVLGGVGGFAGLYDAAALTAYRRPLLATSTDGVGTKVAIAQAMDVHDTIGFDLVGMVVDDIVVVGARPLFMTDYIACGRVVPERIADVVRGIAAACSVAGTALVGGETAEHPGLLGPDEYDVAGAATGVVEADELLGPDRVRAGDVLVALGSSGLHSNGYSLVRRVVQVAGWGLDRHVDELGRTLGAELLEPTRVYAADCLALVEQFGADRVHVFSHVTGGGLAANVARVLPPGLVADVDRAAWVLPPVFSLVQGLGAVPWSDLENTLNLGVGMVAVVAPEVADDVQRAARALGMPAWVLGTVRDARDDDATAPGVVAGTKGVQGGAVRLHGSYRTA, encoded by the coding sequence GTGAGCGCGCCGCAGCCGGTCACGTACGCGTCCGCGGGCGTGGACACCGATGCGGGGGACCGGGCGGTCGAGCTCATGAAGGGCGCCGTGCGCGCCACGCACGGACCGCAGGTCCTCGGCGGCGTCGGCGGGTTCGCCGGCCTGTACGACGCGGCGGCGCTCACGGCGTACCGCCGGCCGCTGCTCGCGACGTCCACCGACGGCGTGGGCACGAAGGTCGCGATCGCGCAGGCCATGGACGTGCACGACACCATCGGGTTCGACCTGGTGGGGATGGTCGTCGACGACATCGTCGTGGTCGGCGCGCGCCCCCTGTTCATGACGGACTACATCGCGTGCGGCCGGGTCGTCCCCGAGCGGATCGCCGACGTCGTGCGCGGCATCGCGGCCGCCTGCTCGGTGGCGGGCACCGCCCTCGTCGGGGGCGAGACGGCGGAGCACCCCGGGCTGCTGGGCCCCGACGAGTACGACGTCGCCGGTGCCGCGACAGGGGTCGTCGAGGCCGACGAGCTGCTCGGCCCCGACCGCGTGCGTGCCGGTGACGTGCTCGTCGCGCTCGGCTCGTCCGGGCTGCACTCGAACGGGTACTCGCTGGTGCGCCGGGTGGTGCAGGTCGCGGGCTGGGGCCTGGACCGGCACGTGGACGAGCTGGGCCGCACGCTCGGTGCCGAGCTGCTGGAGCCGACGCGGGTCTACGCGGCGGACTGCCTGGCGCTCGTGGAGCAGTTCGGTGCGGACCGGGTGCACGTGTTCAGCCACGTGACGGGCGGCGGACTGGCGGCGAACGTCGCGCGCGTCCTGCCCCCGGGCCTGGTCGCCGACGTCGACCGCGCGGCGTGGGTGCTGCCGCCGGTGTTCTCCCTGGTGCAAGGGCTCGGCGCCGTCCCGTGGAGCGACCTCGAGAACACCCTCAACCTGGGTGTCGGCATGGTGGCGGTCGTGGCCCCCGAGGTCGCGGACGACGTGCAGCGCGCCGCCCGTGCGCTCGGCATGCCGGCGTGGGTGCTCGGGACCGTGCGGGACGCACGCGACGACGACGCGACGGCACCGGGCGTCGTGGCCGGCACCAAGGGCGTCCAAGGCGGCGCGGTGCGCCTGCACGGGAGCTACCGCACGGCCTGA